In the Sedimentisphaera cyanobacteriorum genome, TCTTCGCATATTTCGATTTCGCCGCCGATGATTAGTATTGCCCGGACACTGAATCCCCGCAGGCTTCCTGCTTGCAGCTTCCGGATTTGCCTGCATCACCCTTTAGCTTTTCGTATATGGAAGTTAGGCGGGGGCGGAGGATGCTGTTCCAAATTTCATACCCCTTTTTGTTCAGGTGCAGGCGGTCTTTGAGGAAAAGCTTATCATTCGGCCTTCCCTGCTCGGTTAAGAGAGCCGAGGCGGTGTCGGCGTAATACAGATTCTCGTGTTTCTGATTGAACCTTCGTATAATCTGATTTGTTTCGCTCATTTGATCCCAATACTTCCAGCGGCTTGATGCCGGCTTAATCGGCAGATATACAAACGGGGTGCTTGGATATTCATCTCTGATTTTGCTCAAGAGCTGCTGGTAATCTTTGAAAATCTGCTCTGGAGGTTTGCCGGAGGCGGCATCGTTATCGCCTGCATAGAATACTATCACTGCCGGGCTGTACCCGCTGATAACATCATCGCAGTAGTGGATTATATCGGAGATATGCGAGCCCCCGAAACCTCGGTTGATTACATCAAGCCCGGGAAACGCCTCAGCCGTTTTCCACATCCTTATGCTCGAGCTGCCGACGAAGAGAACAGCTTCATC is a window encoding:
- a CDS encoding GDSL-type esterase/lipase family protein; its protein translation is MAKLQKFICISAALLLGFSLVSPLSAKDVKDPGPARFKGSIESFRQWDSKNSSPDEAVLFVGSSSIRMWKTAEAFPGLDVINRGFGGSHISDIIHYCDDVISGYSPAVIVFYAGDNDAASGKPPEQIFKDYQQLLSKIRDEYPSTPFVYLPIKPASSRWKYWDQMSETNQIIRRFNQKHENLYYADTASALLTEQGRPNDKLFLKDRLHLNKKGYEIWNSILRPRLTSIYEKLKGDAGKSGSCKQEACGDSVSGQY